In the Moraxella osloensis genome, one interval contains:
- a CDS encoding acyl-CoA dehydrogenase family protein — MTTLDDAFLKNPPAMFEPAVFEPKWSDSDKVLADVAYISQTMLAPKAYEIDKGYYPVAEMAQLGAAGAFAAHMSSQGSRFDVAIDAMRSISRACGTTGFMTWAQDTCGLYLDLSNNKSASQQAVLKTHMSGETLGGTALSNPMKAWTDIEPMALKAKKVAGGYIISGSLPWVSNIGRGQYCGAVASMQNSSTPYDILFLLRLDERVELRQCPTFSGMEGSGTYGIGLNEYFVPNDDIIADPAKPFILKIRPVFILMQMGMGLGVIDGCIDDILSVENQLGHVNQFLQDQAGGLQTLVDGATKHTLKLAQTPFDTSQDYLLDVINLRINAAKYCLRASEAALMHTGARGYLASAAPQRRVREAQFVAIVTPAIKHLRYLAQQLMTEEMPA, encoded by the coding sequence ATGACAACCCTAGATGATGCTTTTTTAAAAAACCCACCTGCCATGTTTGAGCCCGCAGTGTTTGAACCTAAGTGGTCAGATAGCGACAAGGTACTGGCAGATGTGGCATATATTTCCCAAACGATGTTAGCCCCCAAAGCCTACGAGATTGATAAGGGCTATTATCCTGTTGCTGAAATGGCACAACTTGGGGCGGCAGGGGCGTTTGCAGCACATATGTCATCGCAAGGCTCACGCTTTGATGTGGCGATAGATGCGATGCGATCCATCAGCCGTGCGTGTGGCACGACAGGTTTTATGACGTGGGCTCAGGATACTTGCGGTCTTTATTTGGATTTGTCCAATAACAAGTCAGCCAGTCAGCAAGCGGTACTCAAAACCCATATGTCTGGTGAAACGCTGGGCGGCACTGCGTTATCTAACCCGATGAAAGCATGGACAGATATTGAGCCTATGGCATTGAAAGCCAAAAAAGTTGCGGGTGGTTATATCATCTCGGGGAGCTTGCCTTGGGTGAGTAATATCGGACGTGGTCAATACTGCGGTGCCGTCGCCAGCATGCAAAACAGTAGCACGCCTTACGATATTTTATTTTTATTACGCTTGGATGAGCGGGTCGAGCTACGTCAATGTCCTACGTTTAGTGGCATGGAAGGCAGCGGTACTTACGGGATTGGTTTAAATGAGTATTTTGTACCCAATGATGACATCATCGCTGACCCTGCCAAACCGTTTATTCTAAAAATACGCCCTGTATTTATCCTAATGCAAATGGGTATGGGACTTGGCGTGATTGATGGCTGTATTGACGATATTTTGAGCGTGGAAAACCAATTGGGGCATGTCAATCAGTTTTTACAAGACCAAGCAGGCGGACTGCAAACCTTGGTCGATGGAGCTACCAAACACACCTTAAAGCTTGCACAAACACCATTTGACACCAGTCAAGATTATTTGCTTGATGTGATTAATTTGCGTATTAACGCGGCCAAATACTGCCTACGAGCCAGTGAAGCTGCCTTGATGCACACAGGAGCAAGAGGGTATTTGGCTTCTGCAGCCCCACAACGTCGTGTCCGTGAGGCTCAGTTTGTCGCTATTGTGACCCCTGCAATTAAGCACCTACGCTATCTTGCCCAACAATTGATGACTGAGGAGATGCCCGCATGA
- a CDS encoding OsmC family protein, with the protein MSDVTYLRPIDAEGLEKFAAAGRENPERRGTNKVHTVSVGKFRTISYLTNPDPCHPGVVVDEPYHLFGENTAPAPGEVVLSALGGCLTVGITAVATHRKVKLSKLEVYLEADIGNTAAWGAGGAERKPEQMGFQAIRVKVDIEGDADKATLEEIVQHANYFSPVANTMRNPVADFSISTI; encoded by the coding sequence ATGTCAGATGTTACTTACTTACGCCCAATCGACGCAGAAGGTCTTGAAAAATTCGCTGCCGCAGGTCGTGAAAACCCAGAACGCAGAGGTACCAACAAAGTACATACTGTATCGGTTGGTAAATTCCGCACTATCAGCTACTTAACCAATCCTGACCCATGTCACCCAGGCGTGGTTGTTGATGAGCCTTACCATTTGTTTGGTGAGAACACTGCTCCTGCTCCAGGTGAAGTGGTGCTTAGTGCGTTGGGTGGCTGTTTGACGGTCGGTATCACTGCCGTTGCCACACACCGTAAAGTCAAACTAAGCAAACTTGAAGTTTACCTAGAAGCGGATATCGGTAATACAGCGGCATGGGGTGCAGGCGGAGCTGAGCGTAAACCTGAGCAGATGGGCTTTCAGGCGATTCGTGTCAAAGTTGATATTGAAGGCGATGCCGACAAAGCAACATTAGAAGAAATCGTACAACATGCCAACTATTTCTCACCTGTTGCCAATACCATGCGTAACCCAGTTGCGGATTTCAGCATCTCAACTATATAA